The following are encoded together in the uncultured Draconibacterium sp. genome:
- a CDS encoding YaiO family outer membrane beta-barrel protein, whose protein sequence is MLLKFKIQLWVTLFFVLTMAFAGSTRAQTFEEARQYAFNGQREKAREICRAILAEGFNSDVALLLGRTYSWDGEYDSARVVFNKVMIEKPENMEVLSAFADVEYWSENYDKAVEYCDMALQKDSTDEDFVLKKARILYSSEDYEKAVKTLEDHLKIHPGNGEVIKKIKEYRLDLLKNQIKLAYTIDWFDGGFNRDPWQITSLSYGRKTKIGSVIARVNYSDRFGSNGFQYEFDAYPKILEDSYLYVNYGFSQSFLFPKNRFGFEWYQNFPKAFEGSLGLRLLFFDSTPVDIYTATLGKYVGNYWLSLRAFVTPDKTDGTSVSGLMQVRRYFSDPEDYLGLRVGYGVSPDDNSYQRLSLKKRSIRLEFNHIFNHLWVFNTGGVVGQEMNEPGKYLGYYTFDVSIARLF, encoded by the coding sequence ATGCTGCTAAAATTTAAAATACAATTATGGGTTACATTGTTTTTCGTATTAACGATGGCTTTTGCGGGAAGTACCAGGGCACAAACATTCGAAGAGGCGCGGCAATATGCATTTAACGGACAGCGTGAAAAAGCACGTGAAATTTGCAGAGCTATTCTTGCAGAAGGATTTAATTCGGATGTTGCACTTTTGCTGGGACGTACTTATTCTTGGGATGGAGAATACGATTCTGCTCGGGTTGTATTTAATAAGGTGATGATTGAAAAGCCCGAAAACATGGAAGTCCTTAGTGCTTTTGCTGACGTGGAATACTGGTCGGAAAATTATGATAAAGCTGTTGAATACTGCGATATGGCATTGCAGAAAGACTCAACCGATGAGGACTTTGTATTAAAAAAAGCACGGATTTTGTACAGCAGCGAGGATTATGAGAAAGCGGTGAAAACACTTGAAGACCATTTGAAAATTCATCCCGGTAATGGAGAAGTGATTAAAAAAATTAAAGAATACCGTCTGGATTTATTAAAAAACCAGATAAAGTTAGCCTACACTATCGATTGGTTTGATGGCGGTTTTAACCGCGATCCCTGGCAAATTACGTCACTCTCGTACGGAAGAAAGACAAAAATAGGAAGTGTAATTGCACGAGTGAATTACTCCGACCGATTTGGATCCAATGGTTTTCAATACGAATTTGATGCTTATCCAAAAATATTGGAAGACAGTTATCTGTATGTAAATTACGGTTTTTCGCAGTCGTTTTTATTTCCTAAAAACAGGTTTGGTTTCGAATGGTATCAAAATTTCCCAAAAGCTTTTGAAGGATCGCTGGGCTTGCGATTGTTGTTTTTCGATTCCACTCCGGTTGATATTTATACCGCAACCCTTGGAAAATATGTTGGAAATTACTGGTTGTCGCTTCGTGCATTTGTAACTCCCGATAAAACAGATGGAACCTCGGTATCCGGATTAATGCAGGTTCGACGCTATTTTTCAGATCCTGAAGATTATTTGGGCCTGCGGGTTGGATATGGTGTTTCTCCCGACGATAATTCGTATCAAAGATTATCCTTGAAAAAACGATCAATACGATTGGAGTTTAACCACATTTTTAATCATTTGTGGGTTTTTAATACCGGAGGAGTAGTTGGACAGGAAATGAATGAACCGGGGAAATATCTGGGCTACTATACTTTTGATGTTAGCATTGCACGTTTATTTTAA